The Salmonella enterica subsp. houtenae serovar Houten genome has a segment encoding these proteins:
- the SBOV19121 gene encoding Uncharacterised protein — MCRLLIIVWVGGYALLWSVATIFFDPTVPYDAVEALNWAQNAEWGSPKNPWLVGMVWRPALWFSGTSLSAYWYITHFVAIAVGMVGCWSLAKCLSGSERLAWLALFTLNLSGIINFDIISYNDNYLLVMLWPWMLLFFYYAITRHAGWWLAFAITAGLASMAKYSTLAFVGSAFIATIAVPKIRVCYHQPLFYLALIAGLAIIAPNLAWLWEHNFVAFHWVDTQIKRQFNPALFIKLLSIYYPLLFLWWILRRNHIQLRWPADTNKRVLLLVSLMPLFPICLWFLFHHGGRLTEWLQPFFILAPALLVGCVATPNVQPTRGTCITLTIGTAALVLLGYSTVMASNVANAGQKMSGIIPFSQKVDQLWYQRYGTPLRLVGGEHISDWLLFYAPSRPKTITPWSNSTEPNIYNAEIRYADIARFGALLIGDSVKNCTDTSFSKALTQWPQIKLDAISQITFHQDKRHKGYPLCIGFVRPE; from the coding sequence ATGTGCCGCTTGCTTATCATCGTGTGGGTAGGGGGATACGCACTTTTATGGAGCGTGGCGACTATCTTTTTCGACCCCACGGTCCCCTACGATGCCGTTGAAGCACTGAACTGGGCACAAAATGCAGAATGGGGTTCACCAAAGAATCCCTGGCTGGTTGGCATGGTATGGCGCCCTGCGCTGTGGTTCTCGGGTACCTCGCTAAGCGCTTACTGGTACATCACCCATTTTGTGGCCATTGCCGTTGGGATGGTGGGTTGCTGGTCACTTGCGAAATGCCTGAGCGGTAGCGAACGCCTCGCCTGGCTTGCCCTGTTCACCCTTAATCTTTCAGGGATCATTAACTTCGATATCATCAGTTATAACGATAACTACCTGCTGGTCATGCTATGGCCATGGATGTTGTTGTTCTTTTACTATGCAATTACCCGTCACGCCGGTTGGTGGCTGGCATTCGCGATAACAGCAGGGTTGGCCTCGATGGCGAAGTACTCAACGCTGGCATTTGTCGGCTCAGCCTTCATTGCGACGATTGCGGTGCCAAAAATTCGGGTCTGTTACCACCAACCGCTGTTCTATCTGGCGCTCATTGCAGGTCTCGCCATTATTGCACCAAACCTGGCGTGGTTATGGGAGCACAATTTTGTAGCCTTCCACTGGGTGGATACACAGATAAAACGTCAGTTTAACCCGGCGTTGTTCATAAAACTGCTGAGCATCTACTACCCGCTGCTGTTCTTATGGTGGATCCTACGCCGCAACCACATTCAGCTCCGCTGGCCTGCCGATACCAATAAACGCGTCCTGCTGCTGGTCAGCTTAATGCCTCTGTTCCCCATTTGCCTGTGGTTCTTATTTCATCACGGCGGGCGATTGACGGAATGGTTACAGCCGTTTTTCATCCTGGCCCCAGCGCTGCTGGTCGGATGTGTCGCCACGCCTAACGTGCAACCAACCAGGGGTACCTGTATTACACTTACTATCGGTACCGCTGCACTGGTGTTGCTGGGGTACAGCACGGTCATGGCCTCTAACGTGGCTAATGCCGGACAAAAAATGAGTGGAATTATCCCCTTCAGCCAGAAAGTTGACCAGTTATGGTACCAACGCTACGGCACACCTCTACGCTTGGTTGGCGGAGAACATATTTCCGACTGGCTTCTTTTTTACGCGCCGTCGAGGCCTAAAACCATTACGCCCTGGAGCAACAGCACAGAACCTAATATCTATAACGCTGAGATCCGTTATGCAGATATTGCGCGTTTTGGTGCACTGCTGATTGGTGATTCAGTCAAAAACTGTACTGACACCTCGTTTAGCAAGGCGTTGACGCAGTGGCCGCAGATAAAGCTGGATGCGATTAGCCAGATAACCTTTCACCAGGATAAACGGCATAAAGGCTATCCGCTGTGTATCGGGTTTGTAAGACCGGAATAA
- the SBOV09681 gene encoding gifsy-2 prophage protein, protein MNVQKIPESSLFTNIKEALQAEVFNSTVEDDFESFISYELQSHGPLMLIRPSLGSECLHAECIVGYDREEKKVLIYDSMNTSPEWQSNIDVYDKLTLAFNDKYKNEDCSICGLYYDGVYEPKPLHSPSWKDWCTIL, encoded by the coding sequence ATGAATGTGCAAAAAATACCTGAATCCTCTCTTTTTACAAACATTAAAGAAGCTTTACAGGCAGAAGTTTTCAATAGTACTGTAGAAGATGACTTTGAGAGTTTTATTTCTTACGAATTACAAAGCCATGGACCATTGATGTTGATCAGGCCTTCACTTGGCTCGGAATGTCTACATGCAGAGTGCATTGTAGGCTATGACAGAGAAGAGAAAAAAGTATTAATTTATGATTCAATGAATACCTCACCTGAATGGCAATCAAATATTGATGTCTATGACAAGCTTACATTAGCATTCAATGATAAATATAAAAATGAAGATTGCAGTATTTGTGGTCTCTACTATGACGGTGTTTATGAGCCAAAACCTTTACACTCCCCCTCCTGGAAAGACTGGTGTACCATTTTATGA
- the umuC gene encoding Error-prone repair protein UmuC yields the protein MLADFFSQGMAQLNLFDDNAPRAGSEKLMEVLDHLNAKEGRGALYFTGQGIPQQWAMRRDMLSPRHTTRYEDLLQVK from the coding sequence ATGCTCGCTGATTTTTTCAGTCAGGGCATGGCGCAGCTCAACCTTTTCGATGATAACGCGCCGCGCGCCGGTAGCGAGAAACTGATGGAAGTACTGGATCACCTGAATGCAAAGGAAGGCAGGGGAGCGCTATACTTTACCGGGCAGGGGATACCGCAACAGTGGGCTATGAGGAGAGATATGCTGTCACCCCGACATACCACCCGCTATGAAGACCTGCTTCAGGTTAAGTGA
- the sapB_2 gene encoding peptide transporter permease SapB, whose product MIIFTLRRLLLLLVTLFFLTFIGFSLSYFTPHAPLQGASLWNAWVFWFNGLLHWDFGVSSINGQLISEQLKEVFPATMELCILAFGFALMVGIPVGMLAGITRSKWPDRFISALALLGFSIPVFWLALLLTLFFSLTLGWLPVSGRFDLLYEVKPITGFAIIDAWISDSPWRDEMVMSAIRHMVLPVLTLSVAPTTEVIRLMRISTIEIYDQNYIKAAATRGLSRFTILRRHVLHNALPPVIPRLGLQFSTMLTLAMITEMVFSWPGLGRWLIHAIRQQDYAAISAGVMVIGSLVIVVNVISDILGAMANPLKHKEWYALR is encoded by the coding sequence ATGATTATCTTCACCCTGCGTCGGTTATTGCTCTTGCTGGTGACCCTATTCTTCCTGACCTTTATCGGCTTTAGCCTGAGTTATTTTACGCCGCACGCGCCGCTCCAGGGCGCATCATTATGGAATGCCTGGGTTTTCTGGTTCAACGGCCTGCTGCACTGGGACTTTGGCGTGTCCAGCATTAACGGCCAACTGATCTCCGAACAGCTTAAAGAGGTGTTTCCCGCCACGATGGAGCTGTGCATTCTCGCCTTTGGTTTTGCGTTGATGGTCGGCATCCCGGTCGGGATGCTGGCTGGTATCACGCGTAGCAAATGGCCGGATCGTTTTATCAGCGCGCTGGCGCTCTTAGGCTTCTCAATTCCGGTGTTCTGGCTGGCGCTTCTGCTCACGCTGTTCTTTTCGCTCACGCTGGGGTGGCTGCCGGTATCCGGGCGATTTGACCTGCTTTATGAAGTTAAACCGATTACCGGCTTCGCCATTATTGATGCCTGGATTTCAGATTCGCCGTGGCGCGATGAAATGGTGATGAGCGCCATACGGCATATGGTTTTACCGGTGCTCACGCTTTCCGTCGCGCCGACCACAGAAGTGATCCGCCTGATGCGAATCAGCACTATTGAGATCTACGATCAGAACTATATTAAAGCGGCGGCAACGCGCGGCTTATCGCGCTTTACGATTTTACGCCGTCATGTATTGCATAATGCGCTGCCGCCAGTTATTCCCCGTCTTGGCCTACAGTTTTCAACCATGTTGACGCTGGCGATGATTACTGAAATGGTCTTTAGCTGGCCAGGGCTGGGACGATGGTTAATTCACGCCATTCGTCAGCAGGACTATGCGGCTATTTCCGCCGGCGTGATGGTCATTGGGTCGCTGGTTATTGTAGTCAATGTGATTTCCGATATTTTGGGTGCTATGGCTAACCCTCTGAAACATAAGGAATGGTATGCCTTACGATAG
- the sapC gene encoding peptide transporter permease SapC, which yields MPYDSVYSEKRPPGTLRTAWRKFYSDAPAMVGLYGCAGLALLCIFGGWIAPYGIDQQFLGYQLLPPSWSRYGEVSFFLGTDDLGRDVLSRLLSGAAPTVGGAFIVTLAAMLCGLVLGVVAGATHGLRSAVLNHILDTLLSIPSLLLAIIVVAFAGPHLSHAMFAVWLALLPRMVRSVYSMVHDELEKEYVIAARLDGATTLNILWFAILPNITAGLVTEITRALSMAILDIAALGFLDLGAQLPSPEWGAMLGDALELIYVAPWTVMLPGAAITLSVLLVNLLGDGIRRAIIAGVE from the coding sequence ATGCCCTACGATAGCGTATACAGCGAAAAGCGCCCGCCAGGAACCCTGCGCACCGCCTGGCGCAAATTTTACAGCGATGCGCCTGCGATGGTGGGTTTGTATGGATGCGCCGGTCTGGCGTTACTGTGCATTTTTGGCGGCTGGATCGCGCCCTATGGTATCGATCAGCAATTTCTGGGCTATCAGCTACTGCCGCCCTCCTGGTCACGCTATGGCGAAGTCTCCTTTTTTCTGGGAACTGACGATCTGGGGCGCGACGTGCTAAGCCGCCTGTTAAGCGGCGCGGCGCCTACAGTCGGCGGCGCGTTCATCGTGACACTGGCCGCTATGCTATGTGGATTAGTCCTCGGCGTAGTGGCAGGCGCGACGCACGGTTTGCGATCTGCCGTACTTAACCATATTCTGGACACGCTGCTTTCCATCCCTTCGCTATTGCTGGCGATTATCGTCGTGGCGTTTGCCGGACCGCATCTGTCACACGCGATGTTTGCCGTCTGGCTGGCCCTGTTGCCGCGAATGGTACGTTCAGTCTACAGCATGGTGCATGATGAGCTGGAAAAAGAGTATGTTATCGCCGCCCGTCTGGATGGCGCGACGACGTTGAATATTCTGTGGTTTGCCATTTTACCGAATATTACCGCCGGCCTGGTCACTGAAATTACCCGTGCACTGTCGATGGCGATTCTGGATATCGCCGCGTTGGGATTTTTAGATCTCGGCGCGCAGCTTCCTTCTCCCGAATGGGGCGCTATGTTGGGAGATGCGCTGGAGCTAATCTATGTCGCTCCGTGGACCGTTATGCTACCCGGCGCAGCGATAACGCTCAGTGTTTTACTGGTGAACCTGCTCGGGGACGGGATTCGTCGTGCGATTATTGCGGGAGTAGAGTAA
- the sapD gene encoding Peptide transport system ATP-binding protein sapD — protein MPLLDIRNLTIEFKTSEGWVKAVDRVSMTLSEGEIRGLVGESGSGKSLIAKAICGVAKDNWRVTADRMRFDDIDLLRLSSRERRKLVGHNVSMIFQEPQSCLDPSERVGRQLMQNIPAWTYKGRWWQRLGWRKRRAIELLHRVGIKDHKDAMRSFPYELTDGECQKVMIAIALANQPRLLIADEPTNSMEPTTQAQIFRLLTRLNQNSNTTILLISHDLQMLSQWADKINVLYCGQTVETAPSKDLVTTPHHPYTQALIRAIPDFGSAMPHKSRLNTLPGAIPLLEQLPIGCRLGPRCPYAQRECIITPRLTGAKNHLYACHFPLNMERE, from the coding sequence ATGCCGTTACTGGATATCCGCAATCTCACCATTGAATTTAAAACCAGCGAAGGCTGGGTAAAAGCGGTTGATCGCGTCAGTATGACATTAAGCGAAGGCGAAATTCGCGGCCTGGTCGGTGAATCGGGTTCCGGAAAGAGTCTTATTGCTAAAGCTATTTGCGGCGTGGCGAAAGACAACTGGCGAGTTACTGCCGACCGTATGCGTTTTGATGATATCGATTTACTACGTCTCTCCTCTCGTGAACGGCGTAAGCTGGTCGGGCATAACGTGTCGATGATCTTCCAGGAGCCACAGTCGTGCCTTGATCCTTCCGAACGTGTCGGTCGACAGTTAATGCAAAATATTCCCGCCTGGACCTATAAAGGCCGCTGGTGGCAGCGTTTAGGCTGGCGTAAACGGCGCGCGATTGAGTTACTGCACCGGGTGGGGATAAAAGATCATAAAGATGCGATGCGCAGTTTTCCCTATGAGCTGACCGATGGCGAGTGTCAGAAAGTCATGATCGCTATCGCGCTGGCGAATCAGCCACGGCTCCTGATTGCTGATGAACCCACTAACTCAATGGAACCTACAACACAGGCACAAATTTTTCGCCTGCTGACCCGGCTGAATCAAAACAGTAACACCACCATTCTGTTGATTAGCCATGACCTGCAAATGCTGAGTCAGTGGGCTGACAAAATCAACGTTTTATACTGCGGTCAGACGGTAGAAACGGCGCCAAGTAAAGATTTGGTGACGACGCCACACCACCCTTATACGCAGGCGCTTATCCGTGCGATTCCGGATTTTGGCAGCGCGATGCCGCATAAAAGCCGTCTGAATACCTTGCCGGGCGCGATCCCGCTGCTGGAGCAGTTACCGATAGGTTGCCGTCTGGGGCCGCGTTGTCCCTACGCACAACGAGAATGCATTATCACGCCACGCTTAACTGGCGCGAAAAACCATCTCTATGCCTGTCATTTTCCGCTGAATATGGAGAGAGAGTGA